A part of Synergistales bacterium genomic DNA contains:
- a CDS encoding bacteriocin family protein, with amino-acid sequence MDILKRALSPIPDEAWEEIDDQARSVLKGHLSARRFVDVSGPHGWEYAARPIGRIRVDEDRKKDDVGFGVHEIMPLVETRCTFTLDRWELDNAVRGAKDIDFGNLDEAARSMARFEEEAVYHGLDEGCIVGMKQVGSSRSIDMDTARNSGILRALAEAVNTMRDDGVEGPYALVAGKDLWNTIYSVETGYPMTKRIDSITDGGDIIYLPHFNESYLVSTRGDDLELTIGQDLSVGYVAATEKDVQLFLTESFTFRVITPEAVIPFNVS; translated from the coding sequence ATGGATATTCTCAAGCGAGCACTCTCCCCCATTCCCGACGAGGCGTGGGAGGAGATCGACGACCAGGCGCGGAGCGTGCTGAAGGGCCACCTTTCGGCGCGGCGCTTTGTAGATGTCTCCGGCCCCCACGGCTGGGAGTACGCGGCCCGTCCCATCGGCCGGATCCGCGTGGACGAAGACCGGAAGAAGGACGACGTGGGCTTCGGCGTCCACGAGATCATGCCCCTGGTGGAGACACGGTGCACCTTCACGCTGGACCGCTGGGAGCTGGACAACGCCGTGCGCGGCGCCAAAGACATCGATTTCGGCAACCTCGACGAGGCCGCCCGCAGCATGGCCCGCTTCGAGGAGGAGGCCGTCTACCACGGCCTGGACGAGGGCTGTATCGTGGGCATGAAGCAGGTGGGCAGCAGCCGCTCCATCGACATGGATACGGCCAGGAATTCAGGCATCCTCCGCGCGCTCGCCGAAGCGGTGAACACCATGCGCGACGACGGCGTGGAGGGGCCCTACGCCCTGGTGGCCGGCAAGGATCTCTGGAACACCATCTACTCCGTGGAGACCGGCTATCCCATGACCAAGCGCATCGACAGCATCACCGACGGCGGGGACATCATCTATCTGCCCCATTTCAACGAGAGCTACCTGGTCTCCACCCGCGGCGACGATCTGGAGCTCACCATCGGGCAGGACCTCTCGGTGGGCTACGTGGCGGCCACGGAGAAGGATGTCCAGCTGTTCCTCACGGAATCCTTCACCTTCCGCGTGATCACACCGGAGGCCGTGATCCCCTTCAACGTCTCGTAA
- a CDS encoding ferritin-like domain-containing protein, whose protein sequence is MYHEPTEELQAKDRDIHRALNSLKEEVEAVDWYHQRVATTGDDTIGDILAHNRDEEIEHACMVLEWLRRNVPAWEENLRTYLFTEAPITEVEEAGGGNGEGGSPGTDGSGLGLGSLK, encoded by the coding sequence ATGTATCATGAACCGACAGAGGAACTCCAGGCGAAAGACAGGGATATCCATCGTGCGTTGAACAGCCTCAAGGAGGAAGTGGAGGCCGTGGACTGGTACCACCAGCGGGTGGCCACCACCGGCGACGACACCATCGGCGATATCCTCGCCCACAACCGCGACGAGGAGATCGAACACGCCTGCATGGTGCTGGAATGGCTGCGCAGGAACGTACCCGCCTGGGAGGAGAATCTCCGGACCTACCTCTTCACCGAGGCACCGATCACCGAGGTCGAGGAGGCAGGCGGCGGAAACGGCGAGGGCGGTTCCCCGGGGACCGACGGCTCGGGACTCGGCCTGGGGAGTCTGAAGTAG
- a CDS encoding sulfotransferase gives MGTDPTQEEPLIWKEKDAFEENLLENLNISLEELEATLEKTLDGCGEEPVPVFLVGAPRSGTTLLSQLVSSCLDVGYINNLIAAFWKVPTVGVSLSRKLLSDRPRTDFRSCYGRTGGIEEPHEFGYFWSELLGNRDLGEPVDRSGIDWELLVRRITAMAAAFGKPLVFKSFHALWFTREMADLFPRSIFVRITRDPLENAASLVKLRRGIKGSVEEWASLRPREADRLCREHYGIQVAGQLFYIDRYLHNELARLPAERKLELRYEELCRDPAGVLSAVAEKLEDAWPGLRRRQEPPEPFAVRRASAELTGEELDRVREGLRRFGLQ, from the coding sequence ATGGGGACAGATCCGACGCAGGAGGAGCCGCTGATCTGGAAGGAGAAGGACGCCTTCGAAGAGAACCTTCTGGAGAATCTCAACATCAGTCTGGAAGAGCTGGAAGCGACGCTGGAGAAGACCCTTGACGGCTGTGGAGAGGAACCAGTGCCTGTCTTCCTTGTCGGTGCGCCCCGGTCGGGGACGACGCTTCTGTCGCAGCTGGTCTCCTCCTGTCTCGATGTGGGCTACATCAACAATCTGATCGCCGCCTTCTGGAAGGTGCCGACAGTGGGCGTCTCGCTGTCCAGAAAGCTCCTCTCCGACCGGCCCCGGACGGATTTCCGTTCCTGCTACGGCCGCACCGGAGGCATCGAGGAGCCCCACGAGTTCGGATACTTCTGGTCGGAGCTGCTGGGCAACCGCGATCTGGGGGAGCCTGTGGACCGCAGCGGGATCGACTGGGAGCTGCTGGTCCGCAGGATCACCGCCATGGCCGCAGCCTTCGGGAAGCCGCTGGTCTTCAAATCCTTCCACGCCCTCTGGTTCACCCGGGAGATGGCCGATCTCTTCCCGCGGAGCATCTTCGTCCGGATCACCAGGGATCCTCTCGAGAATGCCGCGTCGCTGGTCAAGCTCCGCAGGGGCATCAAGGGAAGCGTGGAGGAGTGGGCCTCGCTGCGGCCCAGGGAGGCCGACCGGCTCTGCCGGGAGCACTATGGCATCCAGGTGGCGGGACAGCTTTTCTATATCGACCGCTATCTGCACAACGAGCTTGCCCGTCTGCCGGCGGAGCGGAAGCTGGAGCTGCGCTACGAAGAACTCTGCCGCGACCCGGCTGGAGTGCTTTCCGCTGTGGCGGAGAAGCTGGAGGATGCCTGGCCCGGTCTTCGGCGGCGTCAGGAGCCTCCGGAGCCCTTCGCGGTGCGCCGGGCGTCGGCGGAACTCACCGGAGAGGAGCTGGACAGGGTCCGTGAAGGACTCCGCCGGTTTGGTCTGCAGTGA